One segment of Castanea sativa cultivar Marrone di Chiusa Pesio chromosome 3, ASM4071231v1 DNA contains the following:
- the LOC142627632 gene encoding xylan glycosyltransferase MUCI21-like, whose protein sequence is MKNRDSTCLSMLVIFLVFQFYLWPMLRMNISHSTKISQGMRYKILLCSLHMKSLVSKSIRKPEAKYISCDRSHKNYDFCTISGPTVLDPTSSTFFVIDPKTLTPQKPTVEKVRPYPRKWETHTMSRIKEVTLVSSPIIPNCEIQHKAPAIVFSAGGLTGNIFHDFNDGFISLFFTANSIFPDQDVEILRTFTKYPIINLDNDTIPYCFPSANVGIISHDLVTIDPKLIPNSKTFTHFHALIDKAYGQNQNHHFKFNHSKSRPILVLISRNGGVGRVLLNQNEVKFEAEKIGFNVIIFEPTPMTTMHKACELIHSGHAMIGIHGAALTHTIFLRPGSVFMQVVLLGTEWAAEVCYARLARNVGSEYMEYRIEAEESSLLEKYSKDDLVTRDPVAFRGTDWSLMNIYLKEQNVTLDLVRFREYLKEMYKKAKKFMNKEG, encoded by the exons ATGAAGAATAGAGATTCAACATGCCTCTCAATGTTAGTGATATTCTTGGTGTTTCAGTTTTATTTATGGCCCATGTTGAGAATGAACATTTCTCATTCAACCAAGATTAGTCAAGGTATGCGTTACAAAATCCTTCTTTGTTCTCTTc ATATGAAAAGTTTAGTATCCAAATCAATTAGGAAGCCAGAAGCAAAATATATCAGCTGTGACCGTTCtcacaaaaattatgatttctGTACAATCAGTGGCCCAACAGTACTGGACCCTACTAGCTCAACATTCTTTGTAATAGACCCCAAAACCTTGACCCCACAAAAGCCCACGGTAGAAAAAGTCAGGCCCTATCCACGAAAATGGGAGACTCACACAATGTCCAGAATCAAAGAGGTCACCCTTGTTTCAAGCCCAATAATCCCAAACTGTGAAATCCAACACAAGGCCCCAGCCATAGTATTCAGTGCTGGTGGACTCACTGGCAACATCTTCCATGACTTCAACGATGGCTTCATCTCCCTATTCTTCACCGCCAATTCAATCTTCCCTGATCAAGATGTTGAAATATTACGTACTTTCACTAAATACCCTATCATAAACCTTGATAATGATACTATCCCCTATTGTTTTCCTTCTGCCAATGTAGGTATTATATCACATGATTTGGTCACTATAGACCCAAAATTAATACCAAATTCAAAAACTTTCACCCATTTCCATGCCTTAATTGACAAAGCCTATGgccaaaaccaaaaccatcaCTTTAAGTTTAATCATTCTAAATCTAGGCCAATTCTTGTGTTGATTAGTCGTAATGGTGGTGTTGGTCGTGTACTCTTGAACCAAAATGAAGTAAAATTTGAAGCCGAGAAGATTGGTTTTAATGTGATTATTTTTGAGCCAACACCTATGACCACTATGCACAAAGCTTGTGAATTGATACATTCTGGTCATGCAATGATTGGTATACATGGTGCAGCCCTTACACATACAATTTTTCTCCGGCCTGGCTCGGTGTTCATGCAAGTGGTGCTGCTTGGGACTGAATGGGCGGCGGAGGTTTGCTATGCGAGATTGGCTAGGAATGTGGGGTCAGAGTACATGGAGTATAGGATCGAAGCTGAGGAGAGTAGCTTGCTAGAGAAGTATAGCAAGGATGACTTGGTAACAAGAGACCCAGTTGCTTTTAGAGGAACAGATTGGTCTCTTATGAATATATATTTGAAGGAACAAAATGTTACATTGGATTTGGTTAGGTTTAGGGAGTACTTGAAAGAAATGTACAAGAAGGCCAAGAAATTCATGAACAAGGAGGGATAG